The segment TCTTTCTCTCGAACGATGCCACTGCCGTGGTGCTTACCCCGGCAGTGTATGCAGCCTGCAAGGCCGCCAAGGCTGAGCCCCTGCCCTATCTGTTCATCTGTGCGTTCATCGCCAATGCCGCAAGCTTTGTCCTGCCCATTTCCAATCCTGCCAACCTGGTGGTTTTCGGCAGCCAGATGCCGCCCTTGTGGGACTGGCTCAGGCAGTTCACTTTGCCTTCCTTGGCAGCCATCATGGCGACCTATCTCATGTTGCGTATTACCCAACGCCGCCAGATCTGCCAACCGCTTGCCATGACTGTGCAAACACAGCCTCTTTCAGCCGGTGCCCATCTGTGTGCATGGGGTATTGCGCTGACTGCTTGCGTGTTATTGGGTGCTTCGGCACTGGACGTACCCTTGGGCCTGCCTACCTTCAGCGCTGGTGTCGCGACCACCGCGCTGATTCATTTGCGCCAACGGCGCAGCCCGATGCCCGTTATGCGACACGTGGCCTGGAGTGTACTGCCATTGGTTGCGGGCCTGTTCGTATTGGTCGAAGCTGTGGCCCAGACAGGCGTGATCGAACACTTGGCGCACATGCTCATGACTGTGGAGCAGCGGTCTCAGGCCGCTGCGAGCTGGACCGCTGGGGTCGGTGTGGCCGTGGCAAGCAACTTGATGAACAACCTACCGACTGGGCTGATTGCCGGCTCAATGGTTGATATCGCCCACCTGCCTCGGCAAACCACCGCCGCGTTGCTGATCGGCGTCGACCTGGGCCCGAACCTGTCCATTACCGGGTCCCTTGCAACCATGCTCTGGCTGGTGGCGATTCGACGTGAAGGCGAGTCTGTCAGCGCCTGGCAATTCCTGCGCCTGGGTCTGCTGATCATGCCGCCAGCCTTGGCCGCCGCGCTGTTGGCCCTTATGGTCTGATTGCCGCAAAGACCCCGCTGCAAAATCAACTGAGCATCCGATCACTGCTCGCCGCTGCGCATGCGCTGTCCAGGTCCGCACCCGCGAGGAAGGTGGCATAGTGATCGCGAAGCGCAGGCACGCAGCGGGTAGTGGATCGGGTCTGGTACCCATCCGCCCTGCGCCACGTATTCGGGTGCGTAGACGGATTCGCCCAGTCTGCCCTTAGGCTCAGGCGGCTGAGGGTGACTACTTGGCCGCTCTCGGGATGCTCCATGTAGATGTAGGCACCTTGCATCAGAACGCCTCAGGCTTGGGTTTGGGGAGGCGCACGCGTCGGGCTGAAAGTTGCTCAGGGTCATCCTCCAGCTGAACGAAACGGGCCATCTGGGCGCTGTGCTCAACGTCCTCGAGCGTTCGGAAGACCGTATCGTTGATGCCAAGCCGCCATAGCACCAGCATGAAGGAGCGCAGGTCTACGTGAGGCGAGCCCTGTTCGACCTTGCGCAACAGGTGCGGCGATATGCCAATAGCGGCCTTGATGTCCGCCTGCCGAATACCTAGCGCCAAACGCTGTGCCTTCACCAGCATGCCTACACGCGCGAGCATGTCGGCACAAGCCACGGGAAAGAAGTCTTGCATAATGCTCACCATCGTAAATTTTACGAGGCTTAAGACTTACGTCGGTTGCCTCTAAAATGAGAAACCAGACTCATAGAAGCGACTATAATCAACACTAACTAGTATAAGATCAATAGTTGTTGACTCTATATCTCGTATAAATTGATCAAGGCTCTAGTAGCCAGGTGCCATTTAGCACATCCGTCCTAATCGCTCCTCCCTTCAACGCACGCTATATTCCAGGGCTTTCATCGCCAAGGAAACCTCCCATGAGTCCTTTCAAGCTAATCGGCATTGCCGGTGCGCTGTTCGCCGTGGCCGGCTGCCAAACCGTCAAGCCTTCCGATGACACGCTGAAGAAGCGTACCGAGTTTGTACTCAATACCAAGGTCTCCAAAGTGGAAGATGTGCGCAGCGACAGCACCATCACGTACTACACCGCTACAACTGGCAAAGGGCGATTCGAATGCCAAATGCCCAGTGGGGCGCTTGTCGCTGCGGCCGGCATGGGCATCTATCAACCCACGCCCAGCTGCGTGAAAGAAGGCCAGACCGGACGCTTTTGACCGGCGCTAATGGCCGCTTTCAATAACGGGGCGAGGTGGCGTTATCACAGAGCGTGCGCAACATGGCCCGCAATTCGGCAGGGCGCACGGGCTTGGACAGCACTGCGATACCGCGACCCTGTACTGCGACCTGTATTCGGTCCGGATCATGCCCCGTCATGATCAAGGCTGGTACAGCCCAGCCACGCTCGCTGCGCAGCCGCTCGATGCAATCGACTCCGGTGGCGTCCTGGCCAAGGTCATAATCGGCAACGATGACGTCGCAGTCCTCATTCGAAGCGGCAGCTGAACTATGGCCATCTACCTCGCATCCCCAGCGCTGCAACAGGGCCGACGTTGCTCTGAGCACGTTCTGGTCGTCCTCAATCAGGCAAACCCGCAGGCCGTTGAGCAAACCTGCAGCAGCCAGCTCTTGCTCAGGCGCTGCCCGTGTAGGGTGAGGCGTTATCTGCGGCAACCCCTTCAGGCTCACGGTGGTGCCGTGACCGGGTCGAGATCGCAGGTGCACCTGCACGTTCATCAGCCGCGCAAGCCGACGAACAATCGACAGGCCCAACCCGACGCCTTCGACGTCCTTGTCGCGCACTTGCCTGACCCGGTAGAACTCTTCGAACACCAGCGTCTGGTGTGCAGGTTCGATGCCTCGTCCCTGGTCACAGATCATGATGGCAAGACCATCCCGGCAGCGCCGTACACCTATCAACAGTGGCCGTCCCGATGCGTATTTAAGGCTATTGGACAGGACGTTCTGGACCATGGTCGTCAATATGCCGCGGTCTGCACGCGTCCAGTAGGGACAAGGCCGCACGCGTATCTCCACCCCCGCCCAGCGAGCAGCCTCGGCATGCTCACGTGCAAGGGCTTCGAGAAAATCGCCCAGAGCAAATGTTTCATAGCGCGGCTGCACGCGCCCGTTATCCAGGGTGTACAGGTCCAGAATCGACCGAAACAGCTGGGACACGTTCAGCAACGATCGGTCAATGCTGTCCACCAGCCTGCGTTCCTCCTCGCCCAGCCGCGCCTCGCGCAAACACGCCGTGAACAGACTGATAGAGTGAATGGGTTGGCGCAGGTCGTGGCTCGCCTGGGCCAGAAAGCGGGACTTCTCGCGATTAGCTGCAGCGGCCTGCTCCGAAGCTCGGCGCGTGCGTTCGAGCAGCAAGTGCGCATAGACGGGTATCACGGTACTGGTGGTCAGCAACATCAGCACCAGAAAAGGGTTGGCCTGCCAGTAAGGCGTCAGCCGGTACACCACTATCAGCGCGACCAGCGCCAGCCCGGTCGCAATGGCCAGGTATCGAGAGCCGAAACGCATGCCGTTGCCCAGGTTGACCCACACCATCACGGCATACAGCGGCAGCGCCGCTTCACCGCCGACCACCAAGCCGAAACAGGTGCCTGTGTAGTCGTGCACCATGCCCAGCACCCGGCGCCACGGATAATGCCCGGGCCAGCGTGCGATAGCCTGGCGCAGAAGCACCGATACCAAGAGAAAGACAAAGATGTAGACAACCACCGGCACGTAGAGCGCGGCAGAGCGGTCCAGCAGAAATACCAGCATCGCCACATAGGCGAACGCGCAACTGCCAACAATCAGACGCAAGTTCGCTTGATCGAGCTCGTTATTTTTATCCATGACCATGGCCGAAATCCTTATCATCAGGCGCCTTTGCTCCCATCACGGGGCAGCGCGTACGTGCCAGGGCTGCTACGTTAACATGGCCTGATCGACCTGCGGCCAAAGGGAGTTGCCAAGTGTGACCAGTCGAATAATCGTGGCGGACGACCATCCGCTGTTCAGGGAAGCCATGGTACGTACCGTCTGCCGTGTGCTGCCAAGCGCCTGCGTGGCCGAGGCCGGTAGCCTGGATGAGGTATTGCAGATTGCCAGCGTTGGCGAGGCTCTCGATACCCTGATCCTAGACCTGCGTTTTCCGGGCCTGGATTCCGTCAGCCGCCTTGCCCAGCTGAAACGCCAACTGTCGCGTACGACCTTGATCGTCGTTTCGATGGTGGACGATCCGGTCATCATCGACCAGGTCATGGCCTGCGGCGTGGATGGTTTCATCGGCAAAAGCCTGAGCGCCGAGCAAATGGGCGCCGCTATCCTTGCCGTTCGAGCAGGGGAAGTGTTGGTGCGTTACCTGCCTTCCGGCCTGCTGCCGATCGCCAATGCCGACGCGGGTACCGAGCACCTGACTCAACGCCAACAGGATGTGTTGCGTTTGATCGCACAGGGCAAGACCAACAAGGAGATAGCCAAAGCCCTGGACATCTCGCCCTTCACGGTGCGCATCCACGTTTCGTCACTGCTCAAGGCACTCAATGTCAGCTCGCGGACCGCTGCTGCCGTCAAGTACTCGGCCGGATAGCACCGTTGGTCAGACCCGCGCCTGCGCAGAGGGACTTCTACCCCTGCAGTGGCGCTCTGAAAAAGTGAGGGGTCTGGCAATGGCTGTTCCTCTCACTCCTGTGTTGGCCCGCCTTCGGGGCGGGCCTTTTTTCCAAACCAACGGAGGCGCATGCAGTGATCCAGAAACTTATGATGGGTGGCGGCAATGTCCAGGATGACTGGCCCGAGCTTGAACAAGAGCAGCGCAATGACAGAGTCGACGACCCCGACACTGACCCGGGCCTGACCGATGACGATCAAAATCGTCCAGGCGTGCCTGCCAGCGACCCTGAGGCAGGTGTGTAATCGGGTGATGGAAGAAGTTGCGCAATCAGGCGGTGGTGGCAGGGTCTTCCAGAGACTGTCCGGGCTTACTGCCTGATAGGCGCCAAGTCACATCCGTGACGCCGTAGCGCTCAGCCATGGGCCGGCTGACCTTGCGGATCTTCTCGCGCCCGAACTTGGGGATGATGCCGATGCCGGCATCACAGCTCGCCCAATGCCAAGCCTCGGCATTATCCAGACGGTCCAGACGAATGATGAAGGTGCGAGGCTCGCCATGGAGCCGGTAATCGATGATGTACAACTGGGGACTAGGCATCGCTACACCCTCCTCTTTTGCGTGGATGACCCTGCGATGGAGTGCAGCGCGGCGCTAAAGATTCAATCGGATATGCATCGTTGGCCCCGATGGGTGCCCAGCACGGTTTCGGCGGGCACCCAGGACGAGGTCAGCCGCGCGCTTCGCTCGTTAGATCGCGCCCGCCGCCGTGGCTGTTCTGACCGCCCTTGCGTCCAGCCTGCGAGGCGCGCTCGCGGTCATTGGCGAAGTTCCCACCTGAAACTAGGCCCCCTTTCTGCCCAGCGCGGGAAGCCTTTTCGCGGTCGTTGGCGAAGTTGCCTGGATTGGTTTCCTTAGTGCCGCCACGTTGACCGGTCGATTTTTGATCACGAGCCATTTCGTTTCTCCTTGCGGTTCTGGAAATGTGCACGACACGAGGCCATGCCCTTCATCCGAACCGCTGCGATAACAGGCTATTCAGTCGCATGGCGTGGATTGCAGACCGGTGGCGCGAAAAGATTCTCTGTCCGAACACTTGCGGACCAGTCATTAGCGTCGCATCAACGCACTCGCGAATATCCGTGCGCGTTGCCTATAATGGCGCTCCTCATGCCCCGCGACGTGTCGATGGGCTGTCTGTAAGGTCTGTACAGGGCACCGCCATGAAGTCGACCGTTAACCAGCCCGCCGCGCCGCATCCCTCGAACCTGAGCCCTAGCCATCTCAATTTCCCTGTGGTGGGTATTGGTGCCTCAGCGGGGGGCATCGAAGCCATCTGTACCCTGTTCAGGCAGATGCCCGCCGACTCAGGCATGGCGTTTGTCATTGTGCTGCACCTGTCTCCAGACCATCAGAGTGTCGCTGATCGGATCATTCAGGAGACAACCAGCATGCCGGTGAGCCAGGTAACGGAACCGGTGCCGATCGAACGCAACCATGTGTACGTCATCTCTCCTGCCAATCGGCTATCGACCAATGATGGTTACCTGCGGGTAGCGCCGGCCAACAGGCGGCGCGGTGACCATGTGGCCATCGACCTGTTCTTCCGCGACCTGGCCGACGTGCATAAGGATCATGCCTTTTGCGTGGTCCTTTCCGGTACGGGCGCGGACGGCGCCGTAGGCCTGGCACGTGTCAAGGAACAAGGCGGCCTCACCCTGGTACAGAGCCCGGATGATGCTCAGTTTGACAGCATGCCTCGGGCGGCCATCGAGACGGGTCTGGTCGACGTGGTGCTCCCGGCGGCAGAGCTTGCCCAAAAGCTGATGGAGCTGTGGCACAACGCGCGACAGGTCAATCTGCCACGTATCGAAGACGATAGCCTACCGCCGGCGCTGGGTACCCGAGCCGGCGACCCTCAGGCGTGCAAACCTGTGCTGGAAGACATCTTGCTGCAATTGCGCAGCGCCACTGGTCATGATTTCCACCATTACAAGCGCGCCACTGTGCTGCGGCGTATCGAGCGACGTCTGCATGTCACGGGACAGGCCGATCTTCGAGCCTACCTGCACTACCTTAAGACCCATGAGGAAGAGTCGGCAGCGTTGCTGGCGGACATGCTGATCGGGGTTACTAATTTTTTCCGCGACCGCGAGGCGTTCGAGGCGCTTGAGCGTATCGTCATGCCCCAGCTGGCAAATGAGCCGGACCAAGGCGATAACCCAGCCGAAATTCGCATCTGGTCCGCGGGCTGTTCGACGGGAGAGGAGTCTTACAGCCTAGCCATGCTGACGTGCGAGCAGTTGGCCTTGGACCAGCGCGCCAACAAGGTGCAGGTGTTTGCCACAGACCTCGACGAGCGTGCCATTGGCCATGCCCGCACCGGCCTTTATCCAGAGTCCATCATCACCGATGTGCCACCCTCGCGTCTGCGCCAGTTTTTCGCCAAAGAAGACCAGCACTATCGCGTGCGTAAGGAAATACGAGAGAAAGTGCTGTTCGCACGGCATAACCTGCTGTCCGATCCGCCTTTCTCGCAATTGGGCTTGATCGTCTGTCGCAATCTGCTGATCTACCTGGACCGTGAAATCCAGCGGGATATCCTGCGCATGTTCCATTTCGCCCTGCGCCCGGGTGGCTACCTGTTTCTGGGCTCTTCCGAATCGGCTGAACTGGCTGGCGATCTGTTCGCGGTGGTGGACAAGCGTAATCGCATCTACCGGGCACGCGAGGTCGCCCATGCCGACACGCGTCCGGGGCGTCAGTTGCAAGGGACTGATCTGGGCGCTCTGAAGCAACCGGCCACCGCCAAAAGCAGAGCCCAGCGCAAGCCCTCTTACGCTGAGGTGCACCATCGTGCACTGGCCCGCCGAACCCCGCCGAGTCTGATCATCGACGGTGAGGGTACCCTCCTTCATCTGAGCGAAGGTGTCGGGCGCTACATGCAATTGGGCAGCGGTGAATTGAGCCGCAACGTGCTCAACCTGGTATTGCCCAGCTTGCGACTGGCGCTTCGCAGCACCTTGTTCCAGGCGCGCCAGGGCACCCATGCGGTCACCTCTCGCCCTGTGGACATGGGCGAGGAGGGTCAGCGCTGCCAGATCGAAATTACCGTGCAACCGCATAAGGATGAGCAAACGGCCGGCGAATACCTGCTGGTGGTGTTCGAAGAGCGTGCGCCCGATCTGTCATTGCCGTTAGTCGATGCTATTCGCCAGACCGACAGCATGGTGCTGAACAACCTGGAGCGAGAGTTGCAGCGCATGCGCGTGCAATTGCAGGAGACCATTGAGCAGTCGGAGCTATCCAGCGAAGAACTCACGGCCTCCAACGAAGAGATGCAGACAATCAACGAAGAGCTTCGCTCGGCCAGCGAAGAACTGGAAACCAGCAAGGAAGAGCTGCAGTCGATCAACGAAGAACTGTTGACCGTCAATTACGAGCTCAAGAGCAAGGTTGAGGAGACCGACAAGGTCAATGACTACCTGCGCAACTTGATCGCCAGCACCGACATCGCCGCCGTGTTCGTCGACCGCAACCTGCACATTCGCTGGTTCACCCCACGTGCGACCGACCTGTTCAACATGCTGCCGGTGGATACAGGGCGCTCCCTGCTGGACATCACTCATCGCCTGGATTACCCCGCCCTGGCCGATGATGCGCGCGCCGTGGTCAATGGCGAGCACATCATCGAGCGGGAAATCGGAGGCCAGGCCTACCACTGGTACCTGGCCCGGTTGCTGCCCTACCGTTCAAGCGAACAGAAGATCGACGGGGCCGTGCTCACCTTCATTGACATCAGCAAGAGTCGCGCGGCCGAGGAGCGGGTGCGACTTGGCGAAGAGCGCATGCGAGTGGTCGCTGAAAGTACCCACGACTTCGCCATCATCCTGTTAGATGAACAGGGCCTGATCACTGACTGGAATACAGGTGCTGCATTGATCTTCGGCCATGAAAAGGCCGATGTCGTGGGCCGGCATTACCAGCTCATCTTCACCCAGGACGACCGCCAGCACGGCATCCCCGAGCAGGAATTACAGACAGCGCGCGCCAACGGCCGTAGCCAGGATGAGCGCTGGCACCTGCGCAAGGACGGGAGCCGCTTCTATGCCAGTGGTGAAATCTCGCGCTTGAAGGGCAACTCATTGCGTGGCTTCGTCAAGATTGCTCGGGACCTGACCGGGCACAAGCGCCTGCACGATGAGCAGAGCAAGCAACTGGCCGAGTCGCAAAGCAGCAGCCACATGAAGGATGAGTTCTTCGCCATCATGTCCCACGAACTCAAACACCCCCTTAACCTGATACAGCTCAACGCCGAGATCCTGCGTCGTCTGCCCTCGATCGCCCACGTCGCCGCTGCGAGCAAGGCGGTGGGCATCATTCGCGAAGCCGTGACCAGCCAGGCGCGCATCATCGATGACCTGCTGGACGTGGCCCGTATCCGTACCGGCAAGCTCAAGCTCAAGACCGAAGCGGTGGACGTGGTTGCCATCATCGAGGGTATCCACGCGGTGGTCATCAGCGAGCAGCCTGACTCGGCGGTTGTGCTGGAACTGCCTGCAGACGGCTTGCCACTGTTCATCGACGGGGATAGCACACGCCTGGAGCAAGTGATCTGGAACCTGCTCAACAACGCCCTGAAGTTCAGCCCACCCGGCGGCACTATCCGGTTGTCCCTGAGCCATGACGACACGCAGGTTTCGCTCAGCGTGATCGACCAAGGCATTGGCCTTGAGGCAGATAGCCTGGAACACATTTTCGACCTGTTCAGCCAGGCGGCTTCGCCGCTCGGGCATGCGGCGCGAGAGGGCCTGGGCATTGGGCTATCGCTGGTCCGTCAGTTGGTGGAGGCCCACGGCGGAAGCGTATGCGCGTACTCCGCCGGTCTTGGTCAGGGCTGTACGTTCACCGTCACCCTGCCCTTGTCCAAAAGCGGTAAAGGCGAGCGACTGGCCTGCCAGCAAACTGAACGCATGGGCCGGCTCGATGGCTTGCATGTACTGCTGGTGGATGACTCACCCGAGGTGCTCGACGTCATGCAACAGCTCCTGGAAATGGAGTGTGCGCAGGTGAGCGCGTTCGCTGACCCCCGCCAGGCGCTCGAAGCAGCACGGCAAACGGGCTATGACGTCATTCTGTCGGACATCGGCATGCCAGTCATGGATGGCCATGCCCTGATAAAGGCTTTGCGAGAGATCAAGCACCTGCAGCATACCCCGGCCATTGCCCTTACCGGCTATGGGGCAAGCGCTGATCAGCATCGGTCGAAGCAGTCTGGCTTTGATCGTCATCTGAACAAGCCTGTCGGCTACGACGAGTTGGTAGAGGCCATCGAGAGCCTCCACGGTTCGGTACCCTACTGACCGTTCGTCGGTCAATTGTTACAGTTTTATGACTTTTGCACGGTGCTCGGCGACTAACTCCTCATAGGAATGTGATTCGCCGGAGTACCCATGAAATCCGCCAAGCCCCGCGCAACCATCATCTGTCGGCATGGCAAACACGCTCATAAATGGCTGTGGGTTCGCAAGCCAAATGCCCCTTGGACGCTGCCAGGAGGCAAGGTAGAACCTGGTGAGACGCCGCTTGAGGCAGCCCAGCGCGAACTGCTGGAAGAGACAGGCCTGCAGGCCCACAATTTCACGCTGCTGATGCGCCACGAAACGCCACAACGCATGCATTATGTCTTCGAGGCCGAGTTCGACGAAGCACCGCAGCCCTGCGCCTTGCATGAGATCGCTGACTACCAGTTCGCCCATTTCGAGCACGTCGGCACGCTCAAGCAAGACATCAAGAAATTGATTCGCTCTTTGCTCGAGTGCGACGCAGCTACCGCAGCGTCTGTGCGCTAACGCCCACTTTACTGGCTGCTAATTCAAAAACGGGCGTGCCGCTCTAAGCGTGCACGCTCCATTGGCAGTCGCCCGCCTCTATCGGCAAGTCGTCGACTGCATGAATCATCCCGCTGTCCAGGGCTTCTTGTGGGCCAAGGATTCGCGGGGCCGCCATCAAGTAGCGCGGCACGTCAAGTGCCTGTGCTGCGCCCTCGGTGCGCTGCGCCACAATCTGCGCGTACAGGCGCAAATCATAATCCAGGCTCATGGCATATTCGGCCATGCGTGAGTGGTCGATGGAGCCGTGCAGCGTCCAGTGAAAGGGGTGGAAGAGGAACTTGCTGTGAGTGCATGCGGTGCGGTGCTCGCCGGCCAGGAACAGGATGTTGCCCATTGACTCGACCGTGCCCAGGTTGTGGGTGTGCACACTGACCGGCAAGGTCCGCAAGTAGTTGTACAGGGTAAACCCGTAGCTGCACTCGCCGCCCATGGTGGCGACATTCAACTGCACCACCTCGGCCCCCTGGTTCACGGCCTTGGTGCAGGTGTTGATCAGATTGCCGCAGGTAGACGAGTTGATAGGGCCGGTGAAATGGATGATGTGTCTGGCCATGTGCACCTCCAAGAAGTGTCGATACAGAGCGTTGGTCACCACCCTGCCTGTCTAAAAGTGGCATCAAGCCTGCCCGCAAAGTTCAATTCCAGCCCTGCTCGCCACCACTGATCAACTGCGCCTGAACCCTCCTGCCGCTGCACTGGTCGCAATGATGAATGGAATGGAGATGCGATAGGAGGCAGCGTGAGCGAGGTACGCATTGGCATTTCAGGATGGCGATACGGTCCCTGGCGCAAGGACTTCTACCCCAAGGGGCTGCGCCAGGACGACGAGCTGGCCTTCGCGTCGAGGGCAGTCAATACCATCGAGATCAACGGCTCGTTTTACAGCCTGCAAACGCCCGAACGCTATCAAGCCTGGCATGACGCCACACCCGATGACTTCGTGTTCGCGGTCAAGGCGCCGCGATACATCACCCACATCCGCAGACTTAAGGACATCGATACGCCATTGGCCAATTTCTTCGCCTCCGGGCCGCTCCTTCTCGGTAACAAGCTCGGCCCATTCTTATGGCAGTTCCCTGCCAACATGCGTTTCGACGCTGAGCGATTCGATGCATTTCTGCGATCGCTGCCGCGTGACCGCGCCGCTGCCCGACGCAGCGCCAGTGGCTGCGAGCAACGCCTGCAAGGTAACGGCGGCACGCAGATAAGCGGCAATGCGCCGCTACGCCATGCGGTGGAAATTCGTCACGAAAGTTTCCTGTGCGAGCGCTTCGTGGAACTGCTGCGCCAGCACAACGTTGCCCTGGTGGTTGCCGACAGCGCGGGCAAGTGGCCTTACGTGGAGGACGTCACCGCAGATTTCATGTACATGCGCCTGCATGGCGACGTCGAACTCTACAGCAGCGGTTATACCGTCAGCGCACTGCGCCGCTGGAAGAAACGGATCGAACAGTGGCGTGAGGGGAGTCAGGCCGACGATGCACACCTGATCGTACAGGGCCCTCCCCCCCGGCGCTCAACCCGGGATGTGTACTGCTATTTCGATAACGACCAGAAAGTCCACGCCCCTTACGACGCGCGCCGATTGCTGGAAAAGATGCACCTGGACCACGAGCTGATGACAGAGCCGGGCGCCGAGCCGGAGGTTGAACTGTGAACCCTACACTCTCCGCGCCAAGCTGCATCATCGACAAAGTCACCGCCGTGCACCGTTTGAACGTACTGACGCTCAACGTGCACAAAGGCTTCACCTTCTTCAACCGCCGCTTCATCCTGCCGGAGCTGCGCGATGCGGTACGTGCCACGGGCGCCGACCTGGTGTTTCTCCAGGAGGTGCATGGCAGCCACCAACAGCATGCGATCAGCCACCCTGCCTGGCCGCAGGCGCCCCAGTACGAATTCCTGGCAGACAGCATGTGGCCGCAATTTGCCTATGGTCGCAACGCCGTTTATCCCCATGGCGATCACGGCAACGCCTTGCTCTCCAAATTTCCGATCGTGCGTTCGGAAAACCTCGACGTCTCAGTGGCGGGAAATGAACAGCGAGGCCTGCTGCACTGTCAACTGGAAGTACCCGGCCACGACGAAGTGCATGCAATCTGCGTGCACTTGGGCCTACGGGAGGCACACCGGCAGAAGCAGGTGAGTCTGCTGTTCGACTTGCTCGACCGCCTGCCCGCCAAGGCACCGGTGATCATCGCCGGCGACTTTAACGACTGGCGTCTGAAAGGAGATGCCGTGCTGTCGCAGCGCTTGATAGAGGCATTCGGGGAGCGTTTCGGCTCGCCAGCCCGCAGTTTTCCGGCACGCCTGCCGCTGCTTCGGCTTGACCGGATCTACGTGCGCAATGCCATGCCCCACGCTGCAAAGGTTTTATCCAACTATCCGTGGTCGCACCTGTCCGACCACGCCCCCCTGGCTGCGGAGATCAACGTGTGAAAAGACCTTGGGTCGATGGCAACAGCGTCGAGCTGCTGATCAATGGTGAGGCGTTCTACCCGCGGGTCTTCGAGGCCATGGGCCAGGCGCGCAATGAAATCCTGCTCGAGACATTCATCATCTACGAAGACAAGGTAGGCCATCAGCTGCAGCGTGCCCTGATCGAGGCAGCGCAACGCGGGGTCCGTGTCGAAGTGGTTGCCGACGGATACGGCACCGCTGACCTGTCAGCCGAGTTCATCGCGGCGATGACCGAGGCGGGAGTAAGGTTTCACCTGTTCGACCCCCAGCCTCGTCTGGCGGGCCTGCGCACCAACCTGTTCCGCCGCCTGCATCGCAAGATCGTCGTGATCGACGGGGAGCGTGCGTTCATTGGCGGCATCAACTACAGCGCCGATCA is part of the Pseudomonas parafulva genome and harbors:
- a CDS encoding arsenic transporter, translating into MHLSQTSLIIWIVSALATAGVILRPFKVPEFIWALGGAIALVLFGLIAPMNALAAVAKGGDVYLFLIGMMVLAEVARQEGLFDWVARYAVGHARGSGQRLFNLVFLVGTLVTVFLSNDATAVVLTPAVYAACKAAKAEPLPYLFICAFIANAASFVLPISNPANLVVFGSQMPPLWDWLRQFTLPSLAAIMATYLMLRITQRRQICQPLAMTVQTQPLSAGAHLCAWGIALTACVLLGASALDVPLGLPTFSAGVATTALIHLRQRRSPMPVMRHVAWSVLPLVAGLFVLVEAVAQTGVIEHLAHMLMTVEQRSQAAASWTAGVGVAVASNLMNNLPTGLIAGSMVDIAHLPRQTTAALLIGVDLGPNLSITGSLATMLWLVAIRREGESVSAWQFLRLGLLIMPPALAAALLALMV
- a CDS encoding transcriptional regulator translates to MQDFFPVACADMLARVGMLVKAQRLALGIRQADIKAAIGISPHLLRKVEQGSPHVDLRSFMLVLWRLGINDTVFRTLEDVEHSAQMARFVQLEDDPEQLSARRVRLPKPKPEAF
- a CDS encoding hybrid sensor histidine kinase/response regulator yields the protein MVMDKNNELDQANLRLIVGSCAFAYVAMLVFLLDRSAALYVPVVVYIFVFLLVSVLLRQAIARWPGHYPWRRVLGMVHDYTGTCFGLVVGGEAALPLYAVMVWVNLGNGMRFGSRYLAIATGLALVALIVVYRLTPYWQANPFLVLMLLTTSTVIPVYAHLLLERTRRASEQAAAANREKSRFLAQASHDLRQPIHSISLFTACLREARLGEEERRLVDSIDRSLLNVSQLFRSILDLYTLDNGRVQPRYETFALGDFLEALAREHAEAARWAGVEIRVRPCPYWTRADRGILTTMVQNVLSNSLKYASGRPLLIGVRRCRDGLAIMICDQGRGIEPAHQTLVFEEFYRVRQVRDKDVEGVGLGLSIVRRLARLMNVQVHLRSRPGHGTTVSLKGLPQITPHPTRAAPEQELAAAGLLNGLRVCLIEDDQNVLRATSALLQRWGCEVDGHSSAAASNEDCDVIVADYDLGQDATGVDCIERLRSERGWAVPALIMTGHDPDRIQVAVQGRGIAVLSKPVRPAELRAMLRTLCDNATSPRY
- a CDS encoding LuxR C-terminal-related transcriptional regulator, giving the protein MTSRIIVADDHPLFREAMVRTVCRVLPSACVAEAGSLDEVLQIASVGEALDTLILDLRFPGLDSVSRLAQLKRQLSRTTLIVVSMVDDPVIIDQVMACGVDGFIGKSLSAEQMGAAILAVRAGEVLVRYLPSGLLPIANADAGTEHLTQRQQDVLRLIAQGKTNKEIAKALDISPFTVRIHVSSLLKALNVSSRTAAAVKYSAG
- a CDS encoding DUF6555 family protein, with translation MPSPQLYIIDYRLHGEPRTFIIRLDRLDNAEAWHWASCDAGIGIIPKFGREKIRKVSRPMAERYGVTDVTWRLSGSKPGQSLEDPATTA